In the genome of Ammospiza nelsoni isolate bAmmNel1 chromosome 7, bAmmNel1.pri, whole genome shotgun sequence, one region contains:
- the ITGA6 gene encoding integrin alpha-6 isoform X3, which translates to MMRDHPRLLVGAPREKAFPAQQANRTGGLYSCDIASPSTNCLRVKFDEETDPKMESKEDQWMGVTVQSQGPGGNVVTCAHRYEKRQHVNTVQETRDIIGRCYVLSQDLTIKDDMDNGVWSFCDGRLRGHEKFGSCQQGVAATFTRDYHYIVFGAPGTYNWKGVVRAEQRNQTFYDLGIFDDGPYEVGDESRQDKNLVPVPANSYLGFSLDSGKGIVSQDEMTFVSGAPRANHSGAVVLLKKEKNQRALSLEHMFEGEGLASSFGYDVAVVDLNSDGWQDIVVGAPQYFDRSGDIGGAVYIYMNRQGKWAGVKPLRLNGTTDSMFGLAVENVGDINQDGYPDIAVGAPYDGFGKVYIYHGSKNGINTKPAQILDGEKTNTNFFGYSIAGNMDLDKNSYPDVAVGSLSDSVNVYRSRPVISIRRNITVQPDRIDLKKKNPEDHGEIRMDVKACFKYTANPRDLNRRIKINYTFEVENERRQLGLPSRVRFRDHSSDQFTASTTLRGQNSWECVTAKLILQEKIKDKLRPIPISVSVKIAGLESPSKRKESALPDLIPILNSNESETETTKVEFLKEGCGEDNECHSNLKLQYRFCTREGNEDRFTYLPLEKGMPVLVLKDQKDIALEITVTNNPSDVKNPQKDGEDAYEAKLIATFPDSLTYSAFREMRSYPEKQLTCGANQNGSQAECELGNPFKRNSNVTFYLILSTTKVNVDTTDLDINLKLETTSTQSNLTPITASAKVVLELLLSVTGVAKPSQVYFGGNIIGESAVKSEDDIGNLIEYEFRVTNLGRPLKTFGTASLDIQWPKEIINGKWLLYLMKIDSKGLEKVSCQPEGEINSLRVAESHNSRRKREVAEKQITDGQAFSLFSERKYKTLSCNVNARCVDIKCPLKGFDSKASIVLRSRLWNSTFLEEYSKMNYLDILVRASISVPAAAKNVKLTNEVAQVRVTVFPAKPVALYTGVPWWIIAVAIIAGILMLALLVFLLWKCGFFRRARYEDSVPRYHAVRIRKEERQIKDGKSQDLETKQWFTKWNENESYS; encoded by the exons attGCTGGTTGGAGCTCCTCGGGAAAAGGCCTTTCCAGCCCAACAAGCCAACAGAACAGGAGGGCTGTACAGCTGTGACATTGCATCTCCAAGTACAAATTGCCTGCGTGTCAAATTTGATGAGGAAA CTGACCCAAAGATGGAGAGTAAAGAAGATCAGTGGATGGGTGTAACTGTCCAGAGTCAGGGGCCAGGAGGAAATGTGGTG ACGTGCGCACATCGCTATGAGAAAAGGCAGCATGTAAACACAGTGCAGGAAACCCGGGATATCATTGGAAGGTGCTATGTGCTCAGCCAGGACCTCACTATTAAGGATGATATGGATAATGGAGTGTGGAGTTTTTGTGATGGTCGTTTGAGAGGCCATGAGAAGTTTGGTTCCTGTCAGCAAGGTGTTGCTGCTACTTTTACTAGAGACTATCATTATATTGTGTTTGGTGCCCCAGGCACTTACAACTGGAAAG gGGTGGTTCGTGCAGAGCAAAGGAATCAGACATTTTATGATCTGGGTATCTTTGATGATGGGCCTTACGAAGTTGGTGATGAGAGCCGCCAGGATAAGAATCTAGTTCCTGTTCCAGCTAACAGTTACTTAG GTTTCTCTTTGGACTCTGGTAAAGGAATTGTCTCCCAAGATGAGATGACTTTTGTGTCTGGTGCCCCAAGAGCAAACCACAGCGGAGCAGTAGTTTTactaaagaaggaaaaaaatcagagagcACTTTCCTTGGAGCACATGTTTGAAGGAGAAGGGCTGGCCTCATCTTTTGGCTACGATGTTGCTGTTGTGGACCTCAACAGTGATGG CTGGCAGGACATCGTTGTTGGGGCCCCGCAGTACTTTGACAGAAGTGGGGACATCGGGGGTGCCGTGTACATCTACATGAACCGCCAGGGCAAATGGGCAGGGGTGAAGCCTCTTCGCCTAAACGGAACCACTGACTCCATGTTTGGACTTGCAGTAGAAAATGTTGGGGACATTAATCAGGACGGATACCCAG ATATTGCAGTAGGGGCTCCGTACGATGGTTTTGGCAAAGTATACATTTATCATGGATCCAAGAATGGAATAAATACGAAACCAGCACAG ATTCTTGATggtgaaaaaacaaacaccaattTCTTTGGTTACTCTATTGCTGGAAATATGGACCTGGATAAAAATTCCTACCCTGATGTTGCTGTTGGTTCCCTGTCAGATTCTGTAAATGTGTACAG ATCTCGGCCTGTGATAAGCATTAGAAGAAACATTACAGTACAGCCTGATAGAATTGatctaaagaaaaagaaccctGAGGACCATGGTGAAATCag GATGGATGTGAAAGCATGTTTTAAATATACTGCAAACCCTAGAGATTTAAATCGAAGAATAA AGATCAATTACACGTTTGAAGTGGAAAACGAGAGGCGGCAGCTGGGCCTGCCCTCCAGGGTGCGCTTCAGGGACCACTCCTCTGATCAGTTCACTGCAAGTACAACCCTCAGGGGACAGAACTCATGGGAGTGTGTCACTGCAAAGCTTATACTGCAG GAAAAGATTAAAGATAAGCTACGTCCCATTCCAATATCAGTCAGTGTTAAAATTGCTGGCCTGGAGTCACCATCCAAGAGAAAAGAGAGTGCACTTCCAGATCTTATACCAATTCTAAATTCAAATGAATCTGAAACAGAGACCACAAAA GTGGAGTTCTTAAAAGAAGGATGTGGAGAAGACAATGAATGTCACAGCAACCTTAAGCTTCAGTACCGGTTTTGTACgagagagggaaatgaagaCAGGTTTACTTATTTACCACT TGAAAAGGGCATGCCAGTGCTTGTTCTGAAAGACCAGAAGGATATTGCCCTGGAAATAACGGTGACAAACAATCCATCTGATgtaaaaaatccacaaaaagaTGGTGAAGATGCATATGAAGCCAAACTAATTGCAACTTTTCCAGACAGTCTGACATACTCTGCATTCAGAGAGATGAGGAGTTACCCT GAAAAACAGCTGACATGTGGTGCTAACCAAAATGGCTCTCAAGCAGAGTGTGAACTTGGAAATCCTTTCAAAAGAAATTCTAAT GTAACCTTTTATCTGATCTTAAGTACCACTAAGGTTAATGTTGATACAACAGACCTAGACATTAACCTGAAGCTGGAAAC AACAAGCACTCAATCTAATTTGACTCCAATTACAGCCAGTGCTAAAGTGGTTCTTGAATTGCTTTTATCAGTCACTGG AGTTGCTAAGCCTTCTCAGGTATATTTTGGAGGTAACATCATTGGTGAGAGTGCAGTGAAATCTGAAGATGATATTGGAAACCTCATAGAGTATGAATTCAGA GTAACTAACTTGGGCAGACCACTGAAAACATTTGGCACTGCTTCCCTGGATATCCAGTGgccaaaagaaattattaatggCAAATGGCTGCTTTATTTGATGAAAATAGACTCCAAAGGCTTGGAAAAAGTCTCCTGTCAACCCGAGGGTGAAATCAACAGTTTGCGTGTTGCG gAATCCCATAACTCCAGAAGAAAGCGTGAAGTTGCAGAGAAGCAGATTACAGACGGCCAGGCATTTTCCTTattctcagaaagaaaatacaagacTTTG AGCTGCAATGTGAATGCACGCTGCGTGGATATAAAGTGTCCCCTGAAGGGTTTTGACAGCAAGGCATCTATTGTGCTGCGTTCCAGGCTGTGGAACAGCACCTTCCTAGAG GAATACTCAAAAATGAATTACCTTGACATTCTGGTTAGGGCTTCTATCagtgttcctgctgcagctAAGAATGTTAAACTCACAAATGAAGTTGCTCAG gtgcGTGTTACTGTATTTCCTGCAAAACCAGTAGCCCTTTATACAGGGGTTCCATGGTGGATCATTGCAGTGGCTATCATTGCTGGAATACTCATGCTTGCACTCTTGGTATTCTTACTATGGAAG TGCGGGTTCTTCCGGCGCGCCAGGTACGAAGACAGTGTCCCCCGCTATCACGCTGTAAGAATTCGAAAGGAGGAGCGACAGATCAAAGATGGGAAAAGCCAAGACCTTGAGACAAAACAGTGGTTCACCAAATGGAACGAAAATGAAAGTTATTCTTAG
- the ITGA6 gene encoding integrin alpha-6 isoform X1, which translates to MALAAGSRAGRERMAALLVLYLPLLPGLAGAFNLDTDNVISWSGETGSLFGFSLAMHRQLQPQEKRLLLVGAPREKAFPAQQANRTGGLYSCDIASPSTNCLRVKFDEETDPKMESKEDQWMGVTVQSQGPGGNVVTCAHRYEKRQHVNTVQETRDIIGRCYVLSQDLTIKDDMDNGVWSFCDGRLRGHEKFGSCQQGVAATFTRDYHYIVFGAPGTYNWKGVVRAEQRNQTFYDLGIFDDGPYEVGDESRQDKNLVPVPANSYLGFSLDSGKGIVSQDEMTFVSGAPRANHSGAVVLLKKEKNQRALSLEHMFEGEGLASSFGYDVAVVDLNSDGWQDIVVGAPQYFDRSGDIGGAVYIYMNRQGKWAGVKPLRLNGTTDSMFGLAVENVGDINQDGYPDIAVGAPYDGFGKVYIYHGSKNGINTKPAQILDGEKTNTNFFGYSIAGNMDLDKNSYPDVAVGSLSDSVNVYRSRPVISIRRNITVQPDRIDLKKKNPEDHGEIRMDVKACFKYTANPRDLNRRIKINYTFEVENERRQLGLPSRVRFRDHSSDQFTASTTLRGQNSWECVTAKLILQEKIKDKLRPIPISVSVKIAGLESPSKRKESALPDLIPILNSNESETETTKVEFLKEGCGEDNECHSNLKLQYRFCTREGNEDRFTYLPLEKGMPVLVLKDQKDIALEITVTNNPSDVKNPQKDGEDAYEAKLIATFPDSLTYSAFREMRSYPEKQLTCGANQNGSQAECELGNPFKRNSNVTFYLILSTTKVNVDTTDLDINLKLETTSTQSNLTPITASAKVVLELLLSVTGVAKPSQVYFGGNIIGESAVKSEDDIGNLIEYEFRVTNLGRPLKTFGTASLDIQWPKEIINGKWLLYLMKIDSKGLEKVSCQPEGEINSLRVAESHNSRRKREVAEKQITDGQAFSLFSERKYKTLSCNVNARCVDIKCPLKGFDSKASIVLRSRLWNSTFLEEYSKMNYLDILVRASISVPAAAKNVKLTNEVAQVRVTVFPAKPVALYTGVPWWIIAVAIIAGILMLALLVFLLWKCGFFRRARYEDSVPRYHAVRIRKEERQIKDGKSQDLETKQWFTKWNENESYS; encoded by the exons attGCTGGTTGGAGCTCCTCGGGAAAAGGCCTTTCCAGCCCAACAAGCCAACAGAACAGGAGGGCTGTACAGCTGTGACATTGCATCTCCAAGTACAAATTGCCTGCGTGTCAAATTTGATGAGGAAA CTGACCCAAAGATGGAGAGTAAAGAAGATCAGTGGATGGGTGTAACTGTCCAGAGTCAGGGGCCAGGAGGAAATGTGGTG ACGTGCGCACATCGCTATGAGAAAAGGCAGCATGTAAACACAGTGCAGGAAACCCGGGATATCATTGGAAGGTGCTATGTGCTCAGCCAGGACCTCACTATTAAGGATGATATGGATAATGGAGTGTGGAGTTTTTGTGATGGTCGTTTGAGAGGCCATGAGAAGTTTGGTTCCTGTCAGCAAGGTGTTGCTGCTACTTTTACTAGAGACTATCATTATATTGTGTTTGGTGCCCCAGGCACTTACAACTGGAAAG gGGTGGTTCGTGCAGAGCAAAGGAATCAGACATTTTATGATCTGGGTATCTTTGATGATGGGCCTTACGAAGTTGGTGATGAGAGCCGCCAGGATAAGAATCTAGTTCCTGTTCCAGCTAACAGTTACTTAG GTTTCTCTTTGGACTCTGGTAAAGGAATTGTCTCCCAAGATGAGATGACTTTTGTGTCTGGTGCCCCAAGAGCAAACCACAGCGGAGCAGTAGTTTTactaaagaaggaaaaaaatcagagagcACTTTCCTTGGAGCACATGTTTGAAGGAGAAGGGCTGGCCTCATCTTTTGGCTACGATGTTGCTGTTGTGGACCTCAACAGTGATGG CTGGCAGGACATCGTTGTTGGGGCCCCGCAGTACTTTGACAGAAGTGGGGACATCGGGGGTGCCGTGTACATCTACATGAACCGCCAGGGCAAATGGGCAGGGGTGAAGCCTCTTCGCCTAAACGGAACCACTGACTCCATGTTTGGACTTGCAGTAGAAAATGTTGGGGACATTAATCAGGACGGATACCCAG ATATTGCAGTAGGGGCTCCGTACGATGGTTTTGGCAAAGTATACATTTATCATGGATCCAAGAATGGAATAAATACGAAACCAGCACAG ATTCTTGATggtgaaaaaacaaacaccaattTCTTTGGTTACTCTATTGCTGGAAATATGGACCTGGATAAAAATTCCTACCCTGATGTTGCTGTTGGTTCCCTGTCAGATTCTGTAAATGTGTACAG ATCTCGGCCTGTGATAAGCATTAGAAGAAACATTACAGTACAGCCTGATAGAATTGatctaaagaaaaagaaccctGAGGACCATGGTGAAATCag GATGGATGTGAAAGCATGTTTTAAATATACTGCAAACCCTAGAGATTTAAATCGAAGAATAA AGATCAATTACACGTTTGAAGTGGAAAACGAGAGGCGGCAGCTGGGCCTGCCCTCCAGGGTGCGCTTCAGGGACCACTCCTCTGATCAGTTCACTGCAAGTACAACCCTCAGGGGACAGAACTCATGGGAGTGTGTCACTGCAAAGCTTATACTGCAG GAAAAGATTAAAGATAAGCTACGTCCCATTCCAATATCAGTCAGTGTTAAAATTGCTGGCCTGGAGTCACCATCCAAGAGAAAAGAGAGTGCACTTCCAGATCTTATACCAATTCTAAATTCAAATGAATCTGAAACAGAGACCACAAAA GTGGAGTTCTTAAAAGAAGGATGTGGAGAAGACAATGAATGTCACAGCAACCTTAAGCTTCAGTACCGGTTTTGTACgagagagggaaatgaagaCAGGTTTACTTATTTACCACT TGAAAAGGGCATGCCAGTGCTTGTTCTGAAAGACCAGAAGGATATTGCCCTGGAAATAACGGTGACAAACAATCCATCTGATgtaaaaaatccacaaaaagaTGGTGAAGATGCATATGAAGCCAAACTAATTGCAACTTTTCCAGACAGTCTGACATACTCTGCATTCAGAGAGATGAGGAGTTACCCT GAAAAACAGCTGACATGTGGTGCTAACCAAAATGGCTCTCAAGCAGAGTGTGAACTTGGAAATCCTTTCAAAAGAAATTCTAAT GTAACCTTTTATCTGATCTTAAGTACCACTAAGGTTAATGTTGATACAACAGACCTAGACATTAACCTGAAGCTGGAAAC AACAAGCACTCAATCTAATTTGACTCCAATTACAGCCAGTGCTAAAGTGGTTCTTGAATTGCTTTTATCAGTCACTGG AGTTGCTAAGCCTTCTCAGGTATATTTTGGAGGTAACATCATTGGTGAGAGTGCAGTGAAATCTGAAGATGATATTGGAAACCTCATAGAGTATGAATTCAGA GTAACTAACTTGGGCAGACCACTGAAAACATTTGGCACTGCTTCCCTGGATATCCAGTGgccaaaagaaattattaatggCAAATGGCTGCTTTATTTGATGAAAATAGACTCCAAAGGCTTGGAAAAAGTCTCCTGTCAACCCGAGGGTGAAATCAACAGTTTGCGTGTTGCG gAATCCCATAACTCCAGAAGAAAGCGTGAAGTTGCAGAGAAGCAGATTACAGACGGCCAGGCATTTTCCTTattctcagaaagaaaatacaagacTTTG AGCTGCAATGTGAATGCACGCTGCGTGGATATAAAGTGTCCCCTGAAGGGTTTTGACAGCAAGGCATCTATTGTGCTGCGTTCCAGGCTGTGGAACAGCACCTTCCTAGAG GAATACTCAAAAATGAATTACCTTGACATTCTGGTTAGGGCTTCTATCagtgttcctgctgcagctAAGAATGTTAAACTCACAAATGAAGTTGCTCAG gtgcGTGTTACTGTATTTCCTGCAAAACCAGTAGCCCTTTATACAGGGGTTCCATGGTGGATCATTGCAGTGGCTATCATTGCTGGAATACTCATGCTTGCACTCTTGGTATTCTTACTATGGAAG TGCGGGTTCTTCCGGCGCGCCAGGTACGAAGACAGTGTCCCCCGCTATCACGCTGTAAGAATTCGAAAGGAGGAGCGACAGATCAAAGATGGGAAAAGCCAAGACCTTGAGACAAAACAGTGGTTCACCAAATGGAACGAAAATGAAAGTTATTCTTAG
- the ITGA6 gene encoding integrin alpha-6 isoform X4, which translates to MESKEDQWMGVTVQSQGPGGNVVTCAHRYEKRQHVNTVQETRDIIGRCYVLSQDLTIKDDMDNGVWSFCDGRLRGHEKFGSCQQGVAATFTRDYHYIVFGAPGTYNWKGVVRAEQRNQTFYDLGIFDDGPYEVGDESRQDKNLVPVPANSYLGFSLDSGKGIVSQDEMTFVSGAPRANHSGAVVLLKKEKNQRALSLEHMFEGEGLASSFGYDVAVVDLNSDGWQDIVVGAPQYFDRSGDIGGAVYIYMNRQGKWAGVKPLRLNGTTDSMFGLAVENVGDINQDGYPDIAVGAPYDGFGKVYIYHGSKNGINTKPAQILDGEKTNTNFFGYSIAGNMDLDKNSYPDVAVGSLSDSVNVYRSRPVISIRRNITVQPDRIDLKKKNPEDHGEIRMDVKACFKYTANPRDLNRRIKINYTFEVENERRQLGLPSRVRFRDHSSDQFTASTTLRGQNSWECVTAKLILQEKIKDKLRPIPISVSVKIAGLESPSKRKESALPDLIPILNSNESETETTKVEFLKEGCGEDNECHSNLKLQYRFCTREGNEDRFTYLPLEKGMPVLVLKDQKDIALEITVTNNPSDVKNPQKDGEDAYEAKLIATFPDSLTYSAFREMRSYPEKQLTCGANQNGSQAECELGNPFKRNSNVTFYLILSTTKVNVDTTDLDINLKLETTSTQSNLTPITASAKVVLELLLSVTGVAKPSQVYFGGNIIGESAVKSEDDIGNLIEYEFRVTNLGRPLKTFGTASLDIQWPKEIINGKWLLYLMKIDSKGLEKVSCQPEGEINSLRVAESHNSRRKREVAEKQITDGQAFSLFSERKYKTLSCNVNARCVDIKCPLKGFDSKASIVLRSRLWNSTFLEEYSKMNYLDILVRASISVPAAAKNVKLTNEVAQVRVTVFPAKPVALYTGVPWWIIAVAIIAGILMLALLVFLLWKCGFFRRARYEDSVPRYHAVRIRKEERQIKDGKSQDLETKQWFTKWNENESYS; encoded by the exons ATGGAGAGTAAAGAAGATCAGTGGATGGGTGTAACTGTCCAGAGTCAGGGGCCAGGAGGAAATGTGGTG ACGTGCGCACATCGCTATGAGAAAAGGCAGCATGTAAACACAGTGCAGGAAACCCGGGATATCATTGGAAGGTGCTATGTGCTCAGCCAGGACCTCACTATTAAGGATGATATGGATAATGGAGTGTGGAGTTTTTGTGATGGTCGTTTGAGAGGCCATGAGAAGTTTGGTTCCTGTCAGCAAGGTGTTGCTGCTACTTTTACTAGAGACTATCATTATATTGTGTTTGGTGCCCCAGGCACTTACAACTGGAAAG gGGTGGTTCGTGCAGAGCAAAGGAATCAGACATTTTATGATCTGGGTATCTTTGATGATGGGCCTTACGAAGTTGGTGATGAGAGCCGCCAGGATAAGAATCTAGTTCCTGTTCCAGCTAACAGTTACTTAG GTTTCTCTTTGGACTCTGGTAAAGGAATTGTCTCCCAAGATGAGATGACTTTTGTGTCTGGTGCCCCAAGAGCAAACCACAGCGGAGCAGTAGTTTTactaaagaaggaaaaaaatcagagagcACTTTCCTTGGAGCACATGTTTGAAGGAGAAGGGCTGGCCTCATCTTTTGGCTACGATGTTGCTGTTGTGGACCTCAACAGTGATGG CTGGCAGGACATCGTTGTTGGGGCCCCGCAGTACTTTGACAGAAGTGGGGACATCGGGGGTGCCGTGTACATCTACATGAACCGCCAGGGCAAATGGGCAGGGGTGAAGCCTCTTCGCCTAAACGGAACCACTGACTCCATGTTTGGACTTGCAGTAGAAAATGTTGGGGACATTAATCAGGACGGATACCCAG ATATTGCAGTAGGGGCTCCGTACGATGGTTTTGGCAAAGTATACATTTATCATGGATCCAAGAATGGAATAAATACGAAACCAGCACAG ATTCTTGATggtgaaaaaacaaacaccaattTCTTTGGTTACTCTATTGCTGGAAATATGGACCTGGATAAAAATTCCTACCCTGATGTTGCTGTTGGTTCCCTGTCAGATTCTGTAAATGTGTACAG ATCTCGGCCTGTGATAAGCATTAGAAGAAACATTACAGTACAGCCTGATAGAATTGatctaaagaaaaagaaccctGAGGACCATGGTGAAATCag GATGGATGTGAAAGCATGTTTTAAATATACTGCAAACCCTAGAGATTTAAATCGAAGAATAA AGATCAATTACACGTTTGAAGTGGAAAACGAGAGGCGGCAGCTGGGCCTGCCCTCCAGGGTGCGCTTCAGGGACCACTCCTCTGATCAGTTCACTGCAAGTACAACCCTCAGGGGACAGAACTCATGGGAGTGTGTCACTGCAAAGCTTATACTGCAG GAAAAGATTAAAGATAAGCTACGTCCCATTCCAATATCAGTCAGTGTTAAAATTGCTGGCCTGGAGTCACCATCCAAGAGAAAAGAGAGTGCACTTCCAGATCTTATACCAATTCTAAATTCAAATGAATCTGAAACAGAGACCACAAAA GTGGAGTTCTTAAAAGAAGGATGTGGAGAAGACAATGAATGTCACAGCAACCTTAAGCTTCAGTACCGGTTTTGTACgagagagggaaatgaagaCAGGTTTACTTATTTACCACT TGAAAAGGGCATGCCAGTGCTTGTTCTGAAAGACCAGAAGGATATTGCCCTGGAAATAACGGTGACAAACAATCCATCTGATgtaaaaaatccacaaaaagaTGGTGAAGATGCATATGAAGCCAAACTAATTGCAACTTTTCCAGACAGTCTGACATACTCTGCATTCAGAGAGATGAGGAGTTACCCT GAAAAACAGCTGACATGTGGTGCTAACCAAAATGGCTCTCAAGCAGAGTGTGAACTTGGAAATCCTTTCAAAAGAAATTCTAAT GTAACCTTTTATCTGATCTTAAGTACCACTAAGGTTAATGTTGATACAACAGACCTAGACATTAACCTGAAGCTGGAAAC AACAAGCACTCAATCTAATTTGACTCCAATTACAGCCAGTGCTAAAGTGGTTCTTGAATTGCTTTTATCAGTCACTGG AGTTGCTAAGCCTTCTCAGGTATATTTTGGAGGTAACATCATTGGTGAGAGTGCAGTGAAATCTGAAGATGATATTGGAAACCTCATAGAGTATGAATTCAGA GTAACTAACTTGGGCAGACCACTGAAAACATTTGGCACTGCTTCCCTGGATATCCAGTGgccaaaagaaattattaatggCAAATGGCTGCTTTATTTGATGAAAATAGACTCCAAAGGCTTGGAAAAAGTCTCCTGTCAACCCGAGGGTGAAATCAACAGTTTGCGTGTTGCG gAATCCCATAACTCCAGAAGAAAGCGTGAAGTTGCAGAGAAGCAGATTACAGACGGCCAGGCATTTTCCTTattctcagaaagaaaatacaagacTTTG AGCTGCAATGTGAATGCACGCTGCGTGGATATAAAGTGTCCCCTGAAGGGTTTTGACAGCAAGGCATCTATTGTGCTGCGTTCCAGGCTGTGGAACAGCACCTTCCTAGAG GAATACTCAAAAATGAATTACCTTGACATTCTGGTTAGGGCTTCTATCagtgttcctgctgcagctAAGAATGTTAAACTCACAAATGAAGTTGCTCAG gtgcGTGTTACTGTATTTCCTGCAAAACCAGTAGCCCTTTATACAGGGGTTCCATGGTGGATCATTGCAGTGGCTATCATTGCTGGAATACTCATGCTTGCACTCTTGGTATTCTTACTATGGAAG TGCGGGTTCTTCCGGCGCGCCAGGTACGAAGACAGTGTCCCCCGCTATCACGCTGTAAGAATTCGAAAGGAGGAGCGACAGATCAAAGATGGGAAAAGCCAAGACCTTGAGACAAAACAGTGGTTCACCAAATGGAACGAAAATGAAAGTTATTCTTAG